One window of the Felis catus isolate Fca126 chromosome E3, F.catus_Fca126_mat1.0, whole genome shotgun sequence genome contains the following:
- the ZNF174 gene encoding zinc finger protein 174 isoform X2, translating into MAAKMEITLSSQSHIQASSKPERHIITKLEEKRGPALQKDRPDPELSRQSFRRFCYQEVSGPQEALARLQQLCRQWLQPELHTKEQILELLVLEQFLNILPSEIQARVRHRCPMSCREIVTLVEDFQRAAKRPKQWVAVCMQGQKVLLEKTGSQLGEQELPDFQLQTPRRFPRESALEEPSQAGSPDQLSSHHWEKSTLLQEPSPRLAGTELLTVKTDPHMATDEHPCKPWLSFIT; encoded by the exons ATGGCGGCTAAGATGGAGATAACTTTGAGCTCGCAGTCCCACATTCAGGCCTCCTCCAAGCCAGAGAGACACATAATAACAAAGCTGGAAGAGAAACGGGGACCCGCTCTGCAAAAGGACCGCCCCGATCCCGAGCTCTCCCGCCAGAGCTTCCGACGGTTTTGTTACCAAGAGGTGTCTGGACCCCAAGAGGCACTCGCCCGGCTGCAGCAGCTCTGCCGTCAGTGGCTGCAGCCCGAGCTGCACACCAAAGAGCAGATACTGGAGCTGCTGGTGCTGGAGCAGTTCCTGAACATCCTGCCCTCGGAGATTCAGGCTCGCGTCAGGCATCGATGTCCAATGAGCTGCAGGGAGATTGTGACCCTGGTGGAAGATTTTCAAAGAGCAGCCAAGAGACCAAAGCAGTGG GTGGCCGTGTGTATGCAGGGGCAGAAGGTGCTCTTGGAGAAAACTGGATCTCAGCTTGGAGAACAGGAACTACCAGACTTTCAACTGCAAACTCCTAGGAGGTTTCCCCGGGAGAGTGCTCTGGAGGAGCCTTCCCAGGCGGGATCTCCGGACCAGCTGAGCTCTCATCATTGGGAAAAATCCACACTCCTCCAGGAACCAAGCCCCAGATTGGCTGGTACAG aGCTTCTTACAGTGAAGACAGATCCACATATGGCCACTGATGAACATCCATGCAAACCTTGGCTGAGTTTCATCACTTAA
- the ZNF174 gene encoding zinc finger protein 174 isoform X1 gives MAAKMEITLSSQSHIQASSKPERHIITKLEEKRGPALQKDRPDPELSRQSFRRFCYQEVSGPQEALARLQQLCRQWLQPELHTKEQILELLVLEQFLNILPSEIQARVRHRCPMSCREIVTLVEDFQRAAKRPKQWVAVCMQGQKVLLEKTGSQLGEQELPDFQLQTPRRFPRESALEEPSQAGSPDQLSSHHWEKSTLLQEPSPRLAGTEAPRMKSDNKENPQPEGAKGGKPCALSPGRPKGNGLQSPEPRGANRNEPRLSRRQVSPPNAQKPFAHYQRHCRELEYISSPLKSHPLRELKKSKGGRRSLSSRLQRLGHQAARSAKKPYKCDDCGKSFTWNSELKRHKRVHTGERPYTCGECGNCFGRQSTLKLHQRIHTGEKPYQCGQCGKSFRQSSNLHQHHRLHHGD, from the exons ATGGCGGCTAAGATGGAGATAACTTTGAGCTCGCAGTCCCACATTCAGGCCTCCTCCAAGCCAGAGAGACACATAATAACAAAGCTGGAAGAGAAACGGGGACCCGCTCTGCAAAAGGACCGCCCCGATCCCGAGCTCTCCCGCCAGAGCTTCCGACGGTTTTGTTACCAAGAGGTGTCTGGACCCCAAGAGGCACTCGCCCGGCTGCAGCAGCTCTGCCGTCAGTGGCTGCAGCCCGAGCTGCACACCAAAGAGCAGATACTGGAGCTGCTGGTGCTGGAGCAGTTCCTGAACATCCTGCCCTCGGAGATTCAGGCTCGCGTCAGGCATCGATGTCCAATGAGCTGCAGGGAGATTGTGACCCTGGTGGAAGATTTTCAAAGAGCAGCCAAGAGACCAAAGCAGTGG GTGGCCGTGTGTATGCAGGGGCAGAAGGTGCTCTTGGAGAAAACTGGATCTCAGCTTGGAGAACAGGAACTACCAGACTTTCAACTGCAAACTCCTAGGAGGTTTCCCCGGGAGAGTGCTCTGGAGGAGCCTTCCCAGGCGGGATCTCCGGACCAGCTGAGCTCTCATCATTGGGAAAAATCCACACTCCTCCAGGAACCAAGCCCCAGATTGGCTGGTACAG AGGCCCCCAGAATGAAAAGTGACAACAAGGAAAATCCGCAGCCAGAGGGGGCTAAAGGAGGGAAGCCATGTGCCCTGTCCCCTGGCAGACCCAAAGGTAACGGTCTGCAGAGTCCCGAACCGAGAGGGGCGAATAGGAATGAACCCCGGTTGTCACGGAGGCAGGTCAGCCCCCCGAATGCTCAGAAGCCATTCGCTCACTACCAGAGACATTGCAGGGAACTGGAGTACATCAGCAGCCCCCTGAAAAGCCACCCGCTGAGAGAgctgaagaaaagcaaaggggGCAGAAGGAGCCTGAGCAGTCGCTTGCAGCGCCTTGGTCACCAGGCGGCCCGCTCGGCAAAGAAGCCTTACAAATGTGATGACTGTGGGAAAAGCTTCACGTGGAATTCGGAGCTGAAAAGACACAAGCGGGTGCACACAGGGGAGAGGCCCTACACGTGCGGAGAGTGTGGGAACTGCTTTGGGCGCCAGTCAACGCTGAAACTGCACCAGAGGATCCACACCGGGGAGAAGCCCTACCAGTGCGGCCAGTGTGGGAAAAGCTTTCGCCAGAGCTCAAACCTCCACCAGCACCACAGACTCCACCACGGGGACTGA